A single window of Streptococcus cristatus ATCC 51100 DNA harbors:
- a CDS encoding DUF177 domain-containing protein: MLNIQEIKKNAGGLQFDQEFDLAQELQERNREVLDIQNIVARGQAQYENGLYFLDYTLTYKITLASSRSMAPVDREEAYTVHEVFASVEDGSVQKDLLEDDLVLPFEGDSIDLAASVADNILLHIPLKVLTPEEEAGASMPTGNDWQVLTEEDYQKQQMEKKEANSPFASLQGLFDE, translated from the coding sequence ATGTTGAATATTCAAGAAATTAAGAAGAATGCTGGCGGCTTGCAGTTTGACCAAGAATTTGATTTGGCGCAAGAGCTACAAGAGCGTAATCGTGAAGTGTTAGATATCCAGAACATCGTGGCCAGAGGTCAGGCTCAGTATGAAAATGGGCTTTATTTTTTGGATTACACCTTGACCTACAAGATTACCCTCGCTTCTAGTCGCAGTATGGCTCCAGTTGATAGGGAGGAAGCTTACACGGTTCATGAAGTCTTTGCTTCTGTCGAAGATGGCTCTGTGCAAAAAGATTTGCTGGAAGATGATTTGGTTCTACCATTTGAGGGGGATTCGATCGATCTGGCAGCCAGTGTGGCGGACAATATTTTGCTTCATATTCCGCTGAAAGTTTTGACTCCTGAAGAGGAGGCTGGTGCGAGTATGCCTACGGGAAATGACTGGCAGGTGCTGACGGAGGAAGACTATCAAAAGCAGCAAATGGAGAAGAAAGAAGCCAATAGTCCTTTCGCCAGCCTTCAAGGTTTATTTGATGAATAA
- a CDS encoding amino acid permease codes for MSENELKNNEKTEKNGMKRGLQNRHVQIIAIAGTIGTGLFLGAGRSISLTGPSIILIYMLTGLFMYLMMRAIGEMLYYDPDQHTFINFITKYLGTGWGYFSGWSYWISLIFIGMAEITAVAQYVQYWFPDWPAWMIQLVFLALLSLVNLIAVRVFGEVEFWFAMIKIVAIIALIATAVFMVLTGFKTPHGVASLGNIGRGFQLFPNGFVSFVMAFQMVFFAYQAIEFIGITTSETANPRAVLPKAIKEIPLRIVLFYGGSLLAIMAIIPWEKLATADSPFVIVFKLAGLKWAAALINFVVLTSAASALNSTLYSTGRHLYQIAHDTPNPFLEKIGAGKLSRQNVPQNAILASAATIAFAAFIKILPGVSDSFALITASSSGVYIAIYGLTMLAHLKYRKSPDFMADGYLMPAYKFLNPLTMLFFAFVFVTLFLQESTVVGAIGSAVWIIVFGLYSQFKFRK; via the coding sequence ATGAGTGAAAATGAGTTGAAAAACAACGAGAAAACAGAAAAGAACGGGATGAAACGCGGCTTACAGAATCGGCATGTTCAGATTATAGCCATTGCTGGAACCATCGGCACGGGACTTTTCTTGGGGGCGGGACGCTCGATTAGCCTGACGGGTCCATCCATTATCTTGATTTACATGCTGACAGGCCTTTTCATGTATCTGATGATGCGGGCGATTGGGGAAATGCTTTACTACGACCCTGACCAGCATACCTTCATCAACTTTATTACCAAATATTTGGGAACTGGCTGGGGATATTTTTCTGGTTGGTCCTACTGGATTTCTCTGATTTTTATCGGAATGGCTGAGATTACGGCTGTTGCCCAGTATGTGCAGTACTGGTTTCCTGACTGGCCAGCTTGGATGATTCAGCTTGTCTTTCTAGCTCTTCTTAGCTTGGTCAATCTGATAGCGGTTCGAGTCTTCGGCGAGGTCGAATTTTGGTTTGCGATGATAAAGATTGTAGCCATCATTGCTTTGATTGCAACGGCTGTTTTTATGGTATTGACAGGCTTTAAAACGCCTCACGGAGTAGCTAGTCTTGGGAATATTGGTCGAGGTTTTCAGCTTTTTCCTAATGGCTTTGTAAGTTTTGTCATGGCTTTCCAGATGGTCTTCTTTGCCTATCAGGCCATTGAATTTATCGGGATTACCACTTCTGAAACGGCTAATCCACGGGCGGTCTTGCCAAAGGCCATCAAAGAAATTCCTTTGCGGATTGTCTTGTTTTACGGGGGGTCTCTCCTTGCCATTATGGCCATCATTCCTTGGGAAAAACTGGCAACGGCTGACTCTCCCTTTGTTATCGTTTTTAAGTTAGCGGGTCTCAAATGGGCGGCAGCCTTGATTAACTTCGTGGTTCTGACCTCAGCGGCCTCCGCACTGAACTCGACCCTTTACTCAACAGGCCGCCATTTGTATCAGATTGCCCACGATACGCCCAATCCTTTTCTTGAGAAAATAGGAGCTGGGAAACTATCTAGGCAAAATGTTCCGCAGAATGCGATTTTGGCTTCGGCGGCTACCATTGCCTTTGCGGCCTTTATCAAGATTCTTCCGGGAGTATCGGACTCCTTTGCTCTGATTACGGCCTCCTCATCTGGTGTCTACATCGCTATCTATGGTCTGACTATGCTGGCCCACCTCAAATATCGTAAGTCACCAGATTTTATGGCAGATGGTTATCTCATGCCAGCTTACAAGTTTCTCAATCCTTTGACCATGCTCTTCTTTGCCTTTGTCTTTGTCACTCTTTTCTTACAAGAGTCAACGGTAGTGGGAGCGATCGGTTCAGCTGTCTGGATCATCGTTTTTGGTCTTTACAGCCAGTTCAAATTCCGAAAATAA
- a CDS encoding GNAT family N-acetyltransferase produces the protein MKKAKNLFQSWTKNMVIYGLDAGLGQFFMNAPETSCLYQLGNFLFPAGQVDPDLWQDYSTKYSLADKVIISEEPSWQEFLDSQSELQRFTRYAFADRADFDTEALEKCQSSLPVNYHLCPIVEESYERLAEEVWSQDLRGDFSDFDHFKASGGFGFLLYSDKEIIAAVSTGLVYHGALEIEIATKPAYQRQGLAKILGARMILEAQKRSLFPLWDAHNEASKKVAESLDYQCLGAYPAYEWKGTFDQ, from the coding sequence ATGAAAAAAGCTAAGAACCTTTTCCAATCCTGGACCAAAAATATGGTAATTTACGGTTTGGATGCTGGTCTAGGGCAGTTCTTTATGAATGCTCCTGAGACATCCTGTCTTTACCAACTAGGGAACTTTCTTTTTCCAGCTGGTCAGGTGGATCCAGATTTGTGGCAGGACTATAGCACAAAATACAGCTTGGCTGACAAGGTCATTATCTCTGAGGAGCCCAGTTGGCAAGAGTTTCTGGATAGTCAGAGTGAGTTGCAACGGTTTACTCGCTACGCTTTTGCTGACAGGGCAGACTTTGACACAGAGGCCTTGGAGAAATGTCAGAGCAGTCTACCAGTAAACTACCACCTTTGTCCGATTGTTGAGGAGAGTTATGAGCGTTTGGCTGAGGAAGTCTGGTCTCAGGATTTGCGGGGTGATTTTTCTGATTTTGACCATTTTAAAGCGTCGGGTGGCTTTGGTTTTTTACTCTATTCAGATAAGGAAATCATCGCTGCTGTATCGACAGGATTGGTCTATCATGGAGCTCTTGAGATTGAAATTGCTACCAAGCCAGCCTACCAAAGGCAGGGCTTGGCCAAAATCTTGGGAGCCCGGATGATTTTAGAAGCTCAAAAACGCTCACTCTTTCCACTATGGGATGCGCACAACGAAGCTTCCAAGAAGGTTGCAGAAAGCTTGGACTATCAATGTCTAGGAGCTTATCCGGCCTATGAATGGAAAGGGACTTTTGACCAATGA
- a CDS encoding 3-oxoacyl-ACP reductase, producing MTKTVLVTGASSGIGRAQALTFLENGYRVYGVDKGENPGILNELRFFKMDLTEDLTPLFTSLPEVDILCNTAGILDDYRPLHETSDEDWEQIFALNLTATMKITRFYLQKMLKKKSGIIINMCSIASFLAGGGGAAYTASKHALAGLTKQIALDYADQNIQVFGLAPGAVKTAMTAADFEPGGLADWVAEETPIKRWLDPQEVADVSLFLASGKAAAMQGEIIKIDGGWSLK from the coding sequence ATGACTAAGACAGTGCTGGTGACGGGAGCTAGCTCGGGCATCGGCCGAGCTCAGGCTCTGACCTTTTTGGAAAATGGCTACCGTGTTTATGGGGTAGATAAGGGTGAAAATCCGGGGATTCTAAATGAATTACGTTTTTTTAAAATGGATTTGACAGAGGATTTGACACCGCTCTTCACTAGCTTGCCTGAGGTGGACATTCTCTGCAATACGGCCGGTATTTTGGACGATTATCGTCCCTTGCACGAGACAAGTGACGAGGATTGGGAGCAGATTTTTGCGCTGAATCTGACCGCAACCATGAAAATCACTCGCTTTTACCTGCAGAAGATGCTGAAGAAAAAGTCTGGTATCATCATTAATATGTGCTCGATTGCTAGTTTTTTGGCTGGCGGCGGCGGTGCTGCCTATACAGCCTCTAAGCATGCTCTAGCTGGTTTGACCAAGCAGATAGCCCTGGACTATGCGGATCAAAATATCCAAGTCTTTGGCTTGGCGCCAGGCGCTGTCAAGACAGCCATGACTGCCGCAGATTTTGAGCCAGGCGGGCTGGCAGACTGGGTTGCTGAGGAAACGCCGATCAAGCGCTGGCTGGATCCTCAAGAAGTAGCTGATGTCAGTCTCTTTCTGGCAAGCGGTAAGGCAGCTGCTATGCAGGGCGAGATTATCAAAATTGACGGCGGCTGGAGTTTGAAGTAA
- a CDS encoding DUF2829 domain-containing protein, with translation MTFEEILPGLKAKKKYVRTGWGGAENYVQLFDTIEQNGVALEVTPYFLINVSGEGEGFSMWSPTPCDVLATDWVEVDD, from the coding sequence ATGACATTTGAAGAAATTTTACCAGGCCTTAAGGCCAAGAAAAAATATGTGCGTACAGGCTGGGGTGGGGCAGAGAACTACGTCCAGCTCTTTGACACGATTGAGCAGAATGGGGTGGCTCTCGAGGTGACACCTTATTTCCTCATCAATGTTTCAGGCGAAGGGGAGGGATTCTCTATGTGGAGTCCGACTCCTTGTGATGTCCTCGCGACAGATTGGGTGGAAGTGGATGACTAA
- a CDS encoding tyrosine-type recombinase/integrase, translating into MKITEVKKKDGSNVYRASVYLGVDQVTGKKVKTSITGRTRKEVKSKAQHAQLDFKANGSTVHKTVRVKNYQELAELWLESYRLTVKPQTFIATERMVNSHLIPVFGKMRLDKLAASYIQSFINDLSSRLVHFGVVHSINSRILKYGVSLQLLPFNPARDIILPRKPKRESKAIKFIAPEDLKSLLGYMEKLAFKKYSHYFDYVLYSLLLATGCRFGEAVALEWSDIDLENATISISKNYNRLVDLVGPPKSKAGVRVISIDRKTVNMLKLYKNRQRQLFVEDGARVPSVVFAIPTKAYQNMATRQDSLDRRCKEIRIPRFTFHAFRHTHASLLLNAGISYKELQYRLGHATLAMTMDIYSHLSKDKEKEAVSYYEKAINGL; encoded by the coding sequence ATGAAAATAACAGAAGTCAAAAAGAAAGACGGTAGCAACGTGTACCGCGCAAGTGTCTATCTGGGAGTGGATCAGGTAACAGGGAAGAAAGTAAAGACCAGTATCACTGGACGAACAAGAAAAGAGGTCAAGAGCAAAGCTCAGCACGCGCAGCTTGACTTTAAAGCGAACGGGTCAACGGTTCATAAAACTGTGCGGGTGAAGAATTATCAAGAATTGGCTGAACTGTGGCTGGAAAGTTACCGGCTGACTGTCAAACCACAAACCTTCATAGCGACAGAAAGAATGGTGAATAGCCACTTAATCCCAGTTTTTGGAAAGATGAGACTGGATAAGCTGGCCGCTAGTTATATCCAGAGTTTCATCAATGACTTATCAAGTCGCTTGGTTCACTTTGGCGTGGTTCACTCGATAAATAGCCGTATCTTAAAATATGGCGTTTCACTGCAGCTCTTACCATTCAACCCAGCGAGAGATATTATCCTGCCCAGGAAGCCAAAGCGTGAGAGTAAAGCAATCAAGTTTATCGCTCCGGAGGACTTGAAGTCTCTTTTAGGCTATATGGAGAAGCTGGCATTCAAAAAATACAGTCATTATTTTGATTATGTGCTGTATAGCCTACTGCTTGCGACTGGCTGTCGCTTTGGTGAAGCAGTGGCTCTGGAGTGGTCTGATATCGACTTGGAGAATGCGACCATCAGCATATCAAAGAATTATAATAGGCTGGTGGATCTAGTAGGCCCGCCTAAAAGTAAAGCAGGAGTTAGAGTGATTAGTATTGACCGGAAAACAGTCAATATGCTGAAGCTCTACAAAAATAGGCAGCGGCAACTATTCGTAGAAGATGGGGCGCGTGTTCCGTCTGTAGTATTTGCTATCCCGACCAAAGCATATCAGAATATGGCCACAAGGCAAGATTCTCTGGATCGGCGCTGCAAAGAAATTAGAATACCCCGCTTTACCTTTCACGCCTTCCGCCATACTCACGCTAGTTTATTGCTCAATGCTGGTATCAGCTATAAAGAATTACAATACCGGTTAGGCCATGCTACCTTGGCTATGACCATGGACATCTACAGTCACCTATCCAAGGACAAAGAAAAAGAGGCTGTTTCATACTACGAAAAAGCCATAAATGGTCTGTAA
- a CDS encoding ATP-binding protein, with translation MENRDSEKLLKLLTKNEDEIIEYKVNNKDHERIGKYISALANSSATLNRQFSYLIWGIDDISKEIIGTKFYPKTEKHGGEPFITWLERMLDPRITIRFEEYDIDQNHVVVLVIHMNAGRPVAFRGERYIRSGSSLKNLKDYPEKERELWKSFEARSFEKEYAKTACTFDEIKELLDVNSYLKMLGHFVGSTDEEIITHMINDGIVEPSGKTFNLTNMGAFTFAKNLRNFENLSSHALRVIRYDGNNKLSAVADNTASKGAAVGFNGLLKFINSHLPRKPETLKENGQITSDTDYPPLVIREIVANQIVHQDFSVKGSSPTIEIFDNRVVFTNPGSPLNRPERLLDMPPYSRNEDLANLFRKMHLVESRGSGIDKIILTLELNHLPAPDIASKDNYTVVTLHQRRTIQEMGNREKINAIYYHSAILYIEDDYMTNSTLRERFGLTNKQSSVASKLIALALENNKIKIYDENAGKKNMQYIPYWGIGYNE, from the coding sequence ATGGAAAATAGAGATTCAGAGAAATTATTAAAATTATTGACTAAAAATGAAGATGAAATTATTGAATACAAAGTGAATAATAAAGATCATGAGCGTATAGGTAAATATATATCAGCTTTAGCTAACTCGTCAGCAACTCTAAACCGACAATTTTCGTACCTAATTTGGGGGATTGATGATATCTCAAAAGAAATTATAGGCACAAAGTTCTACCCAAAAACTGAAAAACATGGTGGAGAACCATTTATTACTTGGTTAGAAAGAATGCTTGACCCTCGCATTACAATTCGGTTTGAAGAATATGATATTGACCAAAATCATGTTGTCGTTCTAGTTATCCATATGAATGCTGGTAGACCTGTTGCTTTTAGAGGTGAACGATATATCAGAAGCGGATCATCTTTAAAAAATTTAAAGGATTATCCTGAAAAAGAAAGAGAGTTATGGAAATCCTTTGAGGCACGATCATTTGAAAAAGAATATGCAAAAACTGCATGTACATTTGATGAGATCAAAGAATTGCTTGATGTTAATTCTTATTTGAAAATGTTAGGCCATTTTGTTGGTTCGACTGACGAAGAAATTATTACTCATATGATAAACGATGGTATTGTAGAACCTTCTGGGAAAACTTTTAATTTGACCAATATGGGAGCATTTACTTTCGCAAAAAATCTTAGAAATTTTGAAAATCTTTCATCGCATGCTTTACGAGTAATCAGGTATGACGGCAACAATAAACTTAGTGCAGTAGCCGATAATACAGCAAGTAAAGGAGCTGCTGTTGGTTTTAACGGTTTGCTAAAATTTATCAATAGTCATTTACCTAGAAAACCTGAGACATTAAAAGAAAATGGACAAATAACCTCTGATACAGATTATCCCCCCCTTGTTATACGTGAGATTGTTGCAAATCAAATAGTGCATCAGGATTTTTCTGTAAAAGGGAGCTCGCCAACAATTGAAATCTTTGATAATAGAGTAGTATTTACAAATCCTGGTTCCCCTCTTAATCGTCCAGAAAGATTACTTGACATGCCTCCATACTCTCGAAATGAAGATTTAGCTAATCTATTTCGAAAGATGCATTTGGTAGAATCGCGTGGTAGCGGTATAGACAAGATTATATTGACCCTTGAATTAAATCACTTACCTGCTCCCGATATCGCTTCAAAAGATAATTATACTGTTGTTACTTTACATCAACGACGAACAATCCAGGAAATGGGTAACAGAGAAAAAATAAATGCTATTTATTACCATTCCGCTATACTCTACATTGAAGATGATTATATGACCAATAGCACACTTAGAGAAAGATTTGGATTGACAAATAAACAATCATCCGTCGCATCCAAACTCATTGCTCTTGCATTAGAAAATAATAAAATAAAAATTTATGACGAAAATGCTGGCAAAAAGAATATGCAGTATATTCCCTATTGGGGAATTGGTTATAATGAATAA